In Streptomyces sp. DG2A-72, one genomic interval encodes:
- a CDS encoding nitroreductase/quinone reductase family protein yields MRATTWLAGSRRCDLPLESVELRGREADLAVVRTPDGHGRVELSTFHTPVADLDHATDSRWDWVAEQTRTYLAFGGSEGHESNGVHTLVLARTGCRTGIPRRPCLIYGTAGEDPAWFKNLRADPSVGVQVGGRRFTARARVASPAERELLRPRMVRVFPLYDEDAQRTDREIRIVPLTPQD; encoded by the coding sequence GTGCGGGCAACTACCTGGCTGGCCGGCAGCCGGCGCTGCGACCTTCCTCTCGAGTCGGTCGAACTGAGAGGAAGGGAGGCGGACCTCGCCGTCGTGCGGACGCCGGACGGCCACGGCCGGGTCGAGTTGTCGACGTTCCACACGCCGGTGGCCGACCTCGACCACGCCACCGACTCGCGATGGGACTGGGTCGCTGAGCAGACTCGTACGTATCTGGCCTTCGGTGGCAGCGAGGGACACGAGTCGAACGGCGTCCACACGCTCGTACTCGCCAGGACCGGATGCAGGACCGGCATTCCGCGCCGCCCGTGCCTGATCTACGGCACCGCAGGCGAGGATCCGGCGTGGTTCAAGAACCTCCGGGCGGACCCGAGCGTCGGGGTGCAGGTCGGCGGCCGGCGGTTCACCGCTCGCGCCCGGGTCGCGTCCCCGGCCGAGCGTGAGCTCCTCCGGCCCCGGATGGTGCGCGTCTTCCCGCTGTACGACGAGGACGCACAGAGGACCGACCGCGAAATCCGGATCGTCCCGCTCACTCCGCAGGACTGA
- the lnt gene encoding apolipoprotein N-acyltransferase gives MTVTATSVDESDQLQPQNAPASRRTRLARLVPAAVATLSGVLLYVSFPPRTLWWLALPAFAVFGWVLRGRSWKAGLGLGYLFGLGFLLPLLVWTGVEVGSVPWLALVAIEAIFVALAGAGIAAVSKLPAWPVWAAAVWIASEAARARMPFEGFPWGKIAFGQADGIFLPLAAVGGTPVLGFAVVLSGFGLYEVVRLALESRRTRSIRRGAAAVALLSVAVPVLGALAARPLVSDKAEDGTATVAVIQGNVPRAGLEFNAQRRAVLDYHARETERLAAEVKAGKIAQPDFVLWPENSSDIDPFANADARAVIDRAAKAIGVPISVGGVVERDGKLLNEQILWDPVKGPIDTYDKRQIQPFGEYLPLRSLIGAINSDWTSMVRQDFSRGSEPGVFTMDGAKVGLVTCYEAAFDWAVRSEVTDGAQMISVPSNNATFDRSEMTYQQLAMSRVRAVEHSRTVTVPVTSGVSAIIMPDGKITQKTGMFVADSLVQKVPLRSSETPATKLGILPEIALVVIAAGGLGWAIGAGVRGRRARDV, from the coding sequence GTGACCGTCACCGCAACCTCCGTGGACGAGTCGGACCAGCTGCAGCCGCAGAACGCGCCCGCCTCACGCCGAACCCGCCTCGCGCGCCTCGTTCCGGCCGCCGTCGCGACGCTCTCCGGAGTGCTGCTGTACGTCAGTTTCCCGCCGCGCACCCTGTGGTGGCTCGCCCTGCCGGCCTTCGCGGTCTTCGGTTGGGTGCTGCGCGGTCGCAGCTGGAAGGCGGGCCTGGGCCTCGGCTACCTGTTCGGCCTCGGCTTCCTGCTGCCGCTGCTGGTGTGGACCGGCGTGGAGGTCGGCTCCGTGCCCTGGCTCGCGCTGGTCGCGATCGAAGCGATCTTCGTGGCGCTGGCCGGCGCAGGCATCGCCGCGGTGTCCAAGCTGCCCGCCTGGCCGGTGTGGGCGGCCGCCGTGTGGATCGCCTCGGAGGCGGCACGCGCGCGTATGCCGTTCGAGGGCTTCCCCTGGGGCAAGATCGCTTTCGGCCAGGCCGACGGCATCTTCCTGCCGCTCGCCGCGGTCGGCGGCACCCCGGTGCTCGGCTTTGCGGTCGTGCTGAGCGGTTTCGGCCTGTACGAGGTCGTACGCCTGGCCCTGGAGAGTCGACGTACCCGTTCCATCCGGCGTGGAGCCGCCGCCGTCGCGCTGCTCAGCGTCGCCGTCCCGGTGCTCGGGGCCCTGGCCGCCCGGCCGCTGGTCAGCGACAAGGCCGAGGACGGCACCGCGACCGTCGCCGTCATCCAGGGCAACGTGCCACGGGCCGGGCTGGAGTTCAACGCCCAGCGGCGGGCCGTGCTCGACTACCACGCGCGTGAGACGGAGCGGCTGGCCGCCGAGGTCAAGGCGGGCAAGATTGCTCAGCCCGACTTCGTGCTGTGGCCCGAGAACTCCTCGGACATCGACCCGTTCGCCAACGCCGACGCCCGAGCCGTCATCGACCGGGCGGCCAAGGCGATCGGCGTGCCCATCTCGGTCGGCGGCGTCGTCGAACGGGACGGCAAGCTCCTCAACGAGCAGATCCTGTGGGACCCGGTCAAGGGACCCATCGACACCTACGACAAGCGGCAGATCCAGCCGTTCGGCGAGTACCTGCCGCTGCGCTCGCTCATCGGGGCCATCAACAGCGACTGGACGAGCATGGTCCGCCAGGACTTCAGCCGGGGCAGCGAGCCCGGCGTGTTCACCATGGACGGCGCCAAGGTCGGCCTGGTCACCTGTTACGAGGCCGCCTTCGACTGGGCCGTGCGCTCCGAGGTCACCGACGGCGCGCAGATGATCTCCGTGCCGAGCAACAACGCGACCTTCGACCGCAGTGAGATGACCTACCAGCAACTCGCCATGTCCCGCGTCCGGGCCGTCGAGCACAGCCGGACCGTCACCGTGCCGGTGACCAGCGGGGTGAGCGCGATCATCATGCCGGACGGGAAGATCACCCAGAAGACGGGCATGTTCGTCGCCGACTCACTGGTCCAGAAGGTGCCGCTGCGCTCCTCCGAGACGCCCGCCACGAAGCTGGGCATCCTCCCGGAGATCGCCCTGGTAGTGATCGCCGCGGGCGGGCTCGGCTGGGCCATCGGGGCCGGTGTGCGCGGGCGACGCGCTCGTGACGTGTAG
- a CDS encoding geranyl diphosphate 2-C-methyltransferase, which translates to MSIIDTPVNTVHHVLRTAYQKSVAAYWNAEKNPVNLRLGEVDDLYHHHYGLGEYDRSVLEGPADTREQRMIEEMHRLETAQADVLLDHLGDIRPADRLLDAGSGRGGTSIMANGRFGCHVDGVSISEQQVAFANDQAVKRGVADQVRFHFRNMLDTGFATGSRRGIWTNETTMYVDLFELYGEFARLLEYGGRYVCITGCSNDVQGLRSKAVSKIDEHYTCNIHPRSEYFRALAGNGLVPIDVVDLTPATIPYWELRARSEVATGIEEAFLTAYKEGSFHYLLIAADRI; encoded by the coding sequence ATGTCCATCATCGACACCCCCGTGAACACCGTGCACCACGTCCTGCGCACCGCGTACCAGAAGTCCGTCGCCGCCTACTGGAACGCCGAGAAGAACCCGGTCAATCTCCGCCTCGGCGAGGTCGACGACCTGTACCACCACCACTACGGCCTCGGCGAGTACGACCGGTCCGTCCTCGAAGGCCCGGCCGACACCCGCGAGCAGCGCATGATCGAGGAGATGCACCGGCTGGAGACCGCGCAGGCCGACGTGCTCCTCGACCACCTCGGCGACATCCGCCCCGCGGACCGTCTGCTGGACGCCGGTTCCGGCCGCGGCGGCACCAGCATCATGGCGAACGGCCGCTTCGGCTGCCACGTCGACGGCGTGAGCATCTCCGAGCAGCAGGTCGCCTTTGCCAACGACCAGGCGGTCAAGCGGGGCGTGGCCGACCAGGTCCGCTTCCACTTCCGCAACATGCTCGACACCGGCTTCGCGACCGGCTCGCGGCGCGGCATCTGGACCAACGAGACGACGATGTACGTCGATCTCTTCGAGCTGTACGGGGAGTTCGCGCGGCTGCTGGAGTACGGCGGCCGGTATGTGTGCATCACCGGGTGTTCCAACGACGTCCAAGGGCTGCGGTCCAAGGCGGTCAGCAAGATCGACGAGCACTACACCTGCAACATCCACCCCCGCAGCGAGTACTTCAGGGCCCTCGCCGGGAACGGTCTCGTGCCGATCGACGTGGTGGACCTGACGCCCGCGACGATTCCCTACTGGGAGCTGCGGGCCAGGTCCGAGGTGGCGACGGGGATCGAGGAGGCGTTCCTGACCGCGTACAAGGAAGGCAGCTTCCACTATCTCCTGATCGCGGCGGACCGGATCTGA
- a CDS encoding GNAT family N-acetyltransferase, translated as MTEIRTPRLLLRRWHDDDLAPMADIHADPQVMHWIDDGSVRDLDHTAQAIERWEEEWDEEGFGLFAVELLASGELAGFTGLSVPEFLPEVLPAVAISWRLGSSFWGQGYASEAAHATLEFALQDRGLDRVISINRVGDDASEDIIRKLGMAPERETTHPVYGYPLRVHTIDLTEYQA; from the coding sequence ATGACCGAGATCCGCACACCCCGCCTCCTCCTGCGTCGCTGGCATGACGACGACCTCGCGCCGATGGCGGACATCCACGCGGACCCCCAGGTCATGCACTGGATCGACGACGGCTCGGTGCGCGACCTGGACCACACGGCACAAGCCATCGAGCGGTGGGAGGAGGAATGGGACGAGGAAGGGTTCGGACTCTTCGCCGTCGAGCTGCTGGCCTCGGGGGAACTAGCAGGGTTCACCGGCTTGTCCGTGCCCGAGTTCCTGCCGGAGGTACTGCCCGCCGTGGCCATCAGCTGGCGGCTCGGCTCATCGTTCTGGGGCCAGGGATACGCATCCGAAGCCGCCCACGCCACACTGGAGTTCGCACTCCAGGACCGCGGCCTCGACCGCGTCATCAGCATCAACCGGGTGGGGGACGACGCCTCCGAGGACATCATCCGCAAGCTCGGCATGGCACCCGAGCGTGAGACGACACACCCGGTATATGGCTATCCGCTACGCGTCCACACCATCGACCTCACCGAGTACCAGGCGTGA
- a CDS encoding O-antigen ligase produces the protein MTSAAGPEEVGDRRNVSDAAGVAMLGACAVWSLITATVHGGRPEGVLLAILAVAAGYAAGRICGALLPVAAPGAAALAGLALTVAVPQLAPGPEIVAPLGHAGATAAVLILSTGSACCAAWAASAPPLRLALRGLAAGIAVTAAALGSTTGFVLCVAVLLCSLAAGRMHHRGLGIAGLALVTALMTGLPWAVAGNAVPDGFAGYLEGQLTRHRIELWHDALHMVREDAALGVGPGRFGELSTTATQTLLSDGKPHSAPLQQAAEQGVVGLALLAMVFCWVLHALWRTPRSTPVALTAGAALTSLAAIAAVGNAMSFTTVSVGAGLLAGLATARPLTDEPSQRTWDTRPRGDRLTP, from the coding sequence ATGACGTCTGCGGCCGGTCCGGAGGAGGTCGGCGACAGACGAAACGTTTCGGACGCGGCGGGTGTCGCGATGCTCGGGGCCTGCGCGGTCTGGTCGCTCATCACAGCGACGGTGCATGGCGGCCGTCCCGAGGGTGTGCTGCTCGCCATCCTGGCGGTGGCGGCCGGTTATGCCGCGGGGCGGATCTGCGGAGCGCTCCTGCCGGTGGCCGCGCCCGGTGCCGCGGCGCTGGCCGGTCTGGCCCTGACGGTGGCCGTTCCGCAGCTGGCACCCGGGCCCGAGATCGTCGCACCGCTCGGCCACGCCGGCGCCACCGCCGCGGTACTGATCCTGTCCACCGGCTCCGCATGCTGCGCGGCCTGGGCTGCGTCGGCTCCGCCGCTGCGCCTCGCCCTGCGCGGGCTGGCCGCCGGGATCGCGGTGACCGCGGCCGCCCTCGGCTCGACCACCGGTTTCGTCCTCTGCGTGGCGGTGCTGCTGTGCTCGCTCGCCGCGGGCCGGATGCACCACCGCGGCCTGGGCATCGCAGGGCTGGCCCTGGTGACGGCCCTGATGACGGGCCTGCCCTGGGCGGTGGCCGGGAACGCGGTGCCGGACGGGTTCGCCGGATATCTGGAGGGTCAGCTGACCCGGCACCGGATCGAGCTGTGGCACGACGCCCTGCACATGGTCCGCGAGGATGCCGCTTTGGGCGTCGGCCCGGGGCGTTTCGGTGAGCTCAGCACGACGGCCACCCAGACGCTGCTGTCCGACGGCAAACCCCACTCCGCCCCGCTGCAGCAGGCGGCCGAACAGGGTGTCGTCGGCTTGGCCCTGCTGGCGATGGTCTTCTGCTGGGTGCTGCACGCCTTGTGGCGCACTCCCCGCTCCACTCCGGTCGCGCTCACCGCGGGCGCCGCACTGACCTCGCTGGCGGCGATCGCCGCGGTCGGCAACGCGATGAGCTTCACCACCGTGTCCGTGGGCGCCGGGCTGCTGGCGGGCCTGGCCACGGCACGCCCGCTCACCGACGAGCCATCCCAGCGGACCTGGGACACCCGCCCGCGCGGTGACCGCCTGACACCGTGA
- a CDS encoding DUF2867 domain-containing protein gives MRLPRTAHTDRPWRIHEIAGDFTVEDVWALPTPGGPDDLEWLVRQISEGIRGGVKGEGLVSRVLFAVRWKLGALFGWDKATAGIGTRLPSLRDRLPEDLREGPQGPDLGSSPFTSLYQRDDEWAAEMGNKTVHGVLHIGWVPDGVGGHRGQMAVLVKPNGLLGTLYMAAIKPFRYIGVYPALIRSIGREWQANAAARSAR, from the coding sequence ATGCGACTTCCCCGAACCGCCCACACCGACCGTCCCTGGCGGATCCACGAGATCGCCGGCGACTTCACGGTCGAGGACGTGTGGGCACTGCCCACCCCCGGCGGACCCGACGACCTTGAGTGGCTGGTGCGCCAGATCTCCGAAGGGATCAGGGGCGGGGTGAAGGGAGAGGGGCTCGTCTCCCGCGTGCTCTTCGCCGTCCGCTGGAAGCTCGGTGCGCTGTTCGGCTGGGACAAGGCCACCGCCGGCATCGGCACCCGTCTGCCTTCTCTGCGCGACCGGTTGCCTGAGGACCTTCGCGAAGGTCCTCAGGGTCCCGACCTCGGCTCGTCCCCGTTCACTTCCCTCTATCAGAGGGACGACGAGTGGGCCGCCGAGATGGGCAACAAGACCGTTCACGGGGTGCTGCACATCGGCTGGGTTCCGGACGGGGTCGGCGGCCACCGCGGCCAGATGGCCGTCCTGGTGAAGCCGAACGGGCTGCTCGGCACCCTCTACATGGCCGCCATCAAGCCCTTCCGGTACATCGGGGTGTACCCGGCGCTGATCCGCTCCATCGGCCGCGAGTGGCAGGCGAACGCCGCCGCACGGAGCGCGCGCTGA
- a CDS encoding NUDIX domain-containing protein, which produces MATPDFIRTIRDSAGQQLLWLPGVTAIVFDDEGRVLLGRRTDTGRWSVIGGIPDPGEQPAACAVREVHEETAVRCVAERVVLVQALDPVTYGNGDICQYMDITFRCRAVGGEARVNDDESLEVGWFDVDALPELNEFGLLRVKQALSDAPTWFDPMSSS; this is translated from the coding sequence ATGGCTACTCCTGACTTCATCCGCACGATCCGCGACTCGGCCGGCCAACAGCTGCTGTGGCTCCCCGGAGTCACCGCCATCGTTTTCGACGACGAGGGCAGAGTGCTGCTGGGCCGTCGTACCGACACCGGCAGGTGGTCGGTGATCGGCGGCATCCCGGATCCGGGGGAGCAGCCCGCCGCCTGCGCGGTGCGGGAGGTCCACGAGGAAACCGCCGTGCGGTGCGTCGCCGAGCGGGTCGTTCTCGTTCAGGCGCTGGATCCGGTCACCTATGGCAACGGCGACATCTGCCAGTACATGGACATCACCTTCCGGTGCCGGGCCGTCGGCGGTGAGGCGCGGGTCAACGACGACGAGTCGCTGGAGGTGGGCTGGTTCGACGTGGATGCCCTGCCCGAGCTGAACGAGTTCGGACTGCTGCGGGTCAAGCAGGCACTGTCGGACGCACCCACGTGGTTCGACCCTATGAGTTCCAGCTGA
- a CDS encoding TetR/AcrR family transcriptional regulator: MGATRTPRGKWIEEGLRALAAGGPEAVRIEALAQALGVSKGGFYGYFRNRAALFTEMLDTWEYEVTESVIEQVDSGGGDARARLERLFAIVAAADGPVRGITADIAIRDWARRDAAVAERLRRVDNRRMDYLRSLFSSFCPDESEVEARCLLAVSVRIGNHLNAADNGKYSRAEVMELIRQRLLE, from the coding sequence ATGGGCGCCACCCGCACGCCACGCGGCAAGTGGATCGAGGAAGGCTTGCGGGCCCTCGCCGCGGGCGGCCCTGAAGCCGTCCGGATCGAGGCACTGGCCCAGGCTCTCGGCGTCAGCAAGGGCGGCTTCTACGGATACTTCCGCAACCGGGCTGCGCTGTTCACCGAAATGCTCGACACCTGGGAGTACGAGGTCACCGAGAGCGTGATCGAACAGGTTGACAGCGGCGGAGGAGATGCCAGGGCCAGACTGGAGCGGCTGTTCGCCATCGTTGCCGCTGCCGACGGGCCGGTGCGCGGCATCACCGCCGACATCGCGATCCGCGACTGGGCCCGCCGAGACGCGGCCGTCGCCGAGCGCCTGCGCCGCGTCGACAACCGCCGTATGGACTACCTGCGTTCCCTGTTCTCCTCCTTCTGCCCCGACGAGAGCGAGGTCGAGGCCCGCTGCCTGCTCGCCGTCTCGGTGCGCATCGGCAACCACCTCAACGCCGCCGACAACGGCAAGTACAGCCGAGCGGAAGTGATGGAACTGATCAGGCAACGGCTGCTGGAGTAG
- a CDS encoding PIG-L deacetylase family protein, translating into MTLPALPEESFQRVLCVVAHPDDMEYGTSAAVARWTARGIEVGYLLLTRGEAGMPNPPEETARLRVAEQKAACAVVGVKHLTVLEHPDGVLVYGLDLRRDICREIRRFKPDVVLGTGYDIETPYGFDQADHRAAGLATLDAVRDAGNRWVFPEQVDDEGLEPHSVRWLIVPGLAGSGATHGVEVTGEPLRRGVASLKAHAAYLAALPDHPAPEDFIPKFTALSGKAMGVEHAVLFRAHDLQAPPEFFTEAVED; encoded by the coding sequence ATGACATTGCCTGCCCTCCCCGAGGAGTCCTTTCAGCGCGTGCTCTGCGTCGTCGCGCACCCTGACGACATGGAGTACGGCACATCCGCGGCCGTCGCTCGCTGGACCGCGCGCGGCATCGAGGTCGGTTATCTCCTGCTCACCCGCGGCGAGGCCGGCATGCCGAACCCTCCCGAGGAGACGGCACGCCTGCGCGTCGCCGAGCAGAAGGCCGCCTGCGCCGTCGTCGGCGTCAAGCACCTGACCGTACTCGAACATCCGGACGGCGTGCTCGTCTACGGCCTCGACCTGCGCCGGGACATCTGCCGGGAGATCCGCCGGTTCAAGCCCGACGTCGTACTCGGCACCGGCTACGACATCGAGACGCCCTATGGCTTCGACCAGGCCGACCACCGCGCGGCCGGGCTCGCGACGCTCGACGCGGTGCGCGACGCGGGCAACCGGTGGGTCTTCCCGGAGCAGGTCGACGACGAGGGCCTCGAACCGCACTCCGTGCGCTGGCTCATCGTCCCCGGACTCGCCGGCTCCGGCGCGACCCACGGCGTCGAGGTCACGGGTGAGCCGCTGCGGCGCGGCGTCGCCTCGCTCAAGGCACACGCCGCGTACCTGGCCGCGCTCCCGGACCACCCTGCCCCCGAGGACTTCATCCCGAAGTTCACCGCGCTGAGCGGCAAGGCCATGGGCGTCGAGCACGCCGTCCTGTTCCGCGCCCACGACCTGCAGGCACCACCGGAGTTCTTCACCGAAGCCGTGGAGGACTGA
- a CDS encoding family 16 glycoside hydrolase has translation MTRLVRHRVRRATGLLLTALLGGALVSPAAADDVPRPFADLPPQEPGVTLRVFDIQSPLSKLCDLKPAQTPNVDKLIPAADWTSTDGFGFSDNFVSQIIGNLNVPKDGGYTFRLISDDGSRLFLGDQQVIDHDGLHGAEPKDGGITLNAGYTSLRIDHFDAGGGQQVTLQWKPPGAAEFTVVPNSVLSTDAGVVRVTAPGRKECEGTYDTPGDGLPLTEVNPGYRLTNLRPEGFEPQVSAMDWLPDGRLAISTWGGSEQTKGEVYLLDHVTGDTGPDKVTYKKIADGLKEPMGIKYVGGKLYVSEKHQLTELNDTNGDDVTDEKKKIAEWPFGGNFHEFAFGLLYDKGDFYLNLSVAINYGGATTDPQPAPNRGTTIKVNKATGKVSYLAGGLRTPNGIGRGPDNELFVTDNQGGWLPASKLVHVEQDRFFNHYMNPDGPYDDKPVTKPVLWLPQNEIANSPSTPMRLKKGPFAGQMVFGDVTYGGLQRADLEKVDGEYQGAVFRHTQGLESGITRISEGPDGAIYTGGLGADGNWGQAGKLRFGLQKLTPNGKTAFDIKTMRATPNGFELTYTKPLSKETAAKLTEGAYSVEQWRYAPTPAYGGPKIDEESLPVTSAKLSKDRKKVQLTIPGLKTDRVVHVRSPRPFSSTEGEQLWSTEAWYTLNAKPGPDEPVTTYDAESGRLSGSAGTDTEHAGYTGGGFVDGFGEQGAKVSVDVEVGKQGAYDVGLRYANGPHPAPGTKTVGVSVNGGEAKQTRLPSTGEWNRWSTKTERFELRKGRNTITYSVGEGDTGHVNLDAVDIRRPGARIDLFSGGSISTAWQHTDGRSAEWPHTAEKSMEVCCGDLRTKQHFGDFKLHVEFRVPKLPDDVTGQDRGNSGVYLQDRYEVQILDSYGDTDLANNEAASVYLKKAADLNAAKPPETWQTYDITFRAARFDGDGKKASDARVTVIWNGKKVHDDVAIGGPTGGGEPESAALGAIRLQDHGNKVRFRNVWVEPLS, from the coding sequence ATAACCCGCCTCGTCCGTCACAGAGTTCGAAGAGCCACCGGGTTGCTGCTCACCGCCCTCCTCGGCGGCGCCCTCGTCAGCCCCGCCGCGGCCGACGACGTTCCCCGGCCCTTCGCGGACCTCCCGCCGCAGGAACCAGGCGTCACCCTGCGGGTGTTCGACATCCAGTCCCCGCTCAGCAAACTGTGCGATCTCAAGCCCGCACAGACGCCCAATGTCGACAAGCTGATTCCGGCGGCCGACTGGACGTCCACCGACGGCTTCGGGTTCAGCGACAACTTCGTGTCGCAGATCATCGGCAATCTGAACGTGCCCAAGGACGGCGGGTACACCTTCCGGCTGATCAGTGACGACGGATCCCGGCTCTTCCTCGGCGACCAGCAGGTCATCGACCACGACGGGCTGCACGGCGCCGAGCCCAAGGACGGCGGGATCACGCTGAACGCGGGCTATACCTCGCTGCGCATCGACCACTTCGACGCGGGCGGCGGTCAGCAGGTCACGCTGCAGTGGAAGCCGCCGGGGGCAGCTGAGTTCACGGTCGTGCCGAACTCCGTGCTGAGCACGGACGCCGGGGTCGTCAGAGTCACGGCTCCCGGACGCAAGGAGTGCGAGGGGACGTACGACACCCCGGGCGACGGGCTGCCCCTGACCGAGGTCAACCCCGGCTACAGGCTGACGAATCTGCGGCCCGAGGGCTTCGAACCGCAGGTGTCCGCGATGGACTGGCTGCCCGACGGCCGGCTCGCGATCTCCACCTGGGGCGGCAGTGAGCAGACCAAGGGCGAGGTGTACCTCCTGGACCACGTCACCGGCGACACCGGACCCGACAAGGTCACGTACAAGAAGATCGCCGACGGGCTCAAGGAACCCATGGGCATCAAGTACGTGGGCGGGAAGCTGTATGTGTCGGAGAAGCATCAGCTGACCGAGCTGAACGACACCAACGGTGACGATGTGACGGATGAGAAGAAGAAGATCGCCGAGTGGCCGTTCGGCGGGAACTTCCATGAGTTCGCCTTCGGACTGCTCTACGACAAGGGCGACTTCTATCTGAACCTGTCCGTCGCGATCAACTACGGCGGCGCGACCACCGACCCGCAGCCCGCCCCCAACCGCGGCACCACCATCAAGGTCAACAAGGCCACGGGCAAGGTCAGTTACCTGGCCGGCGGCCTGCGCACCCCGAACGGCATCGGCCGCGGCCCCGACAACGAACTGTTCGTCACCGACAACCAGGGCGGCTGGCTGCCCGCCTCCAAGCTGGTGCACGTCGAGCAGGACCGGTTCTTCAACCACTACATGAACCCGGACGGCCCGTACGACGACAAGCCCGTCACCAAGCCGGTGCTCTGGCTGCCGCAGAATGAGATCGCCAACTCGCCCAGCACACCGATGCGGTTGAAGAAGGGCCCGTTCGCCGGGCAGATGGTGTTCGGTGACGTCACCTACGGCGGACTGCAGCGCGCCGATCTCGAGAAGGTCGACGGCGAGTACCAGGGCGCGGTGTTCCGGCACACGCAGGGCCTCGAGTCCGGCATCACCCGGATCAGCGAAGGGCCCGACGGTGCGATCTACACCGGCGGTCTGGGCGCCGACGGCAACTGGGGGCAGGCGGGCAAGCTCCGCTTCGGCCTGCAGAAGCTGACCCCGAACGGCAAGACCGCCTTCGACATCAAGACGATGCGCGCGACCCCGAACGGCTTCGAACTCACCTACACCAAGCCCCTGTCGAAGGAGACCGCGGCCAAGCTCACCGAGGGCGCGTACTCCGTCGAGCAGTGGCGTTACGCGCCGACCCCGGCGTACGGCGGCCCGAAGATCGACGAGGAGTCGCTGCCGGTCACGTCGGCGAAGCTCTCCAAGGACCGCAAGAAGGTCCAGCTCACCATCCCCGGCCTCAAGACCGACCGCGTGGTGCATGTCCGCTCGCCGCGCCCGTTCTCGTCCACCGAGGGCGAGCAGCTGTGGTCCACCGAGGCCTGGTACACGCTCAACGCCAAGCCCGGACCCGATGAACCCGTCACCACGTACGACGCCGAGTCCGGCCGCCTGTCCGGCAGCGCGGGCACCGACACCGAGCACGCCGGATACACCGGCGGCGGCTTCGTCGACGGCTTCGGTGAACAGGGCGCCAAGGTGAGCGTGGACGTCGAGGTCGGCAAGCAGGGCGCGTACGACGTGGGGCTGCGCTACGCCAACGGCCCGCACCCTGCCCCGGGCACGAAGACGGTCGGCGTCTCCGTCAACGGCGGCGAGGCGAAGCAGACGAGACTGCCGTCGACGGGCGAGTGGAACCGCTGGTCGACGAAGACCGAACGCTTCGAGCTCCGCAAGGGCCGCAACACGATCACGTACTCCGTGGGCGAAGGCGACACCGGCCACGTCAACCTCGACGCGGTCGACATCCGCCGCCCAGGCGCGCGGATCGACCTGTTCTCCGGCGGCAGCATCTCCACGGCCTGGCAGCACACCGACGGCCGCAGCGCCGAATGGCCGCACACCGCCGAGAAGTCCATGGAGGTCTGCTGCGGCGACCTGCGCACGAAGCAGCACTTCGGCGACTTCAAGCTGCATGTCGAGTTCCGCGTCCCCAAACTCCCGGACGACGTCACCGGCCAGGACCGCGGCAACAGCGGTGTCTATCTCCAGGATCGGTACGAGGTGCAGATCCTCGACTCGTACGGAGACACGGATCTCGCGAACAACGAGGCGGCGTCCGTCTACCTGAAGAAGGCCGCCGACCTCAACGCCGCGAAGCCTCCTGAGACATGGCAGACGTACGACATCACCTTCCGTGCCGCGCGCTTCGACGGGGACGGCAAGAAGGCTTCGGACGCGCGGGTCACGGTGATCTGGAACGGCAAGAAGGTCCACGACGACGTGGCCATCGGCGGGCCGACGGGTGGTGGTGAACCCGAGTCGGCCGCGCTCGGTGCGATCCGCCTCCAGGACCACGGCAACAAGGTCCGGTTCCGCAACGTGTGGGTGGAGCCGCTGTCCTGA